The Pleuronectes platessa chromosome 13, fPlePla1.1, whole genome shotgun sequence genome includes a window with the following:
- the zmynd11 gene encoding zinc finger MYND domain-containing protein 11 isoform X1, producing MEDREHGALQNKRAVVMNKEIMSRVVKKRQADPKVVQYVWASIEVIRNQKQIANMDRISKYLSRVYSMHPKETARQLSLAVKDGLVVETLTVGCKGSKAGIEQEGYWLPGEEMPSQFPMNQPEPKAEGSKDWEAESHDWYCFECHLPGDILTCDNCFRVYHLKCLSDECKPRDGGSHWQCVACRGSKKKNLNKQDMCKYLRFIVQRMKERAVDLNKKGKDIKHPMYRRLIHTALDVSNIQENLSEGKYKNFDEFKADAQLIVHNTSILYGVHSDQAEIARLLFSDTCHELNELLLCKNCFYLSNARPDNWFCYPCSPSHDLVWAKMKGFGYWPAKVLQREDNQVDVRFFGHQHQRAWIPADNIQDIKVSVQQLQVKRSSGWKKACEELEVYQRFLREGRYWKTKMEESSLPHHQQSQSQQQQPLQEVEEEEEDDVVEEEEEEEGGGGGGGGAGGAARPDRPDRPDRPQRTDEAESSISSTSNEQVRHLKGSQEPKAKKSRRSQMVEPKEEASVSLFVNNPTDPEPEMEAVSSSQEIPVSSAPQQPEKLSVSTQTKKASGGSPRTLHRGTQTSSDGACQNMCHEKYTKVFNDVKEMMKADNKRETERVVREALEKLRAEMEEEKRQAVTKAVAGSQAEMERKCKQVKEKCKEELVEEVKKLVAQHKQLISQTKKKQWCYNCEEEAMYHCCWNTSYCSIKCQQEHWHADHKRTCRRKR from the exons ATGGAGGACCGTGAACATGGCGCCCTCCAAAACAAACGAGCAG TCGTCATGAATAAGGAAATCATGTCACGTGTGGTGAAGAAGAGGCAGGCAGACCCCAAGGTGGTCCAGTATGTGTGGGCGTCCATTGAGGTCATCCGCAACCAGAAACAAATCGCAAATATGGACAGGATCTCCAA GTACCTGAGTCGTGTTTATAGTATGCACCCTAAGGAGACAGCCAGACAGCTGAGCCTGGCGGTTAAGGACGGCCTGGTGGTCGAGACCCTCACGGTTGGTTGCAAGGGCTCAAAAGCCGGCATTGAGCAGGAAGGCTACTGGCTACCGGGGGAGGAAATGCCAAGTCAATTCCCAATGAATCAG CCGGAGCCGAAAGCCGAGGGAAGCAAG GACTGGGAGGCAGAAAGCCACGACTGGTACTGCTTCGAGTGTCACCTACCGGGCGACATCCTCACGTGTGACAACTGCTTCCGAGTCTATCATCTCAAGTGTCTGTCGGACGAGTGCAAGCCCAGAGATGGAGGATCTCACTGGCAGTGCGTCGCCTGCAGG gGCAGTAAAAAGAAGAACCTGAACAAACAGGACATGTGTAAATACCTGCGTTTCATCGTCCAGCGTATGAAGGAGCGG GCAGTGGACCTGAACAAGAAAGGCAAAGACATTAAACATCCCATGTACAGACGGCTGATCCACACTGCACTGGACGTGTCCAACATCCAAGAG AACCTGTCTGAGGGAAAGTATAAGAACTTTGATGAGTTCAAAGCAGACGCTCAGCTGATTGTTCACAACACTTCCATCTTGTATGGAG TTCACAGCGACCAGGCAGAGATCGCCCGGTTGCTCTTCAGCGACACATGTCACGAG TTGAACGAGTTGTTGTTGTGTAAGAACTGCTTCTACCTGTCGAACGCCCGGCCCGACAACTGGTTCTGTTACCCCTGT AGCCCCAGTCATGACCTGGTCTGGGCGAAGATGAAGGGTTTTGGCTACTGGCCGGCCAAAGTCCTGCAGCGGGAGGACAACCAGGTGGACGTGCGCTTCTTCGGACACCAGCACCAGAG AGCCTGGATTCCTGCAGACAACATACAGGACATCAAGGTGAgtgtccagcagctgcaggtgaagCGCAGCAGTGGTTGGAAGAAGGCTTGCGAGGAGCTTGAGGTCTACCAGCGTTTCCTGAGGGAGGGACGCTactggaaaacaaagatggaggaaaGCAGCCTGCCGCACCATCAACAGAGCcagagccagcagcagcagccactgcaggaagtggaggaggaggaagaggacgatgtggtggaggaggaggaagaggaggagggtggtggtggtggtggtggtggcgctGGTGGAGCCGCGAGACCAGACAGACCAGACAGACCAGACAGACCACAGCGGACAGACGAAGCCGAGTCGAGCATCTCGTCCACGAGCAACGAGCAGGTCCGACAT ctcaagGGCAGTCAGGAGCCCAAGGCGAAGAAGAGTCGTCGGTCTCAAATGGTTGAGCCCAAAGAGGAAGCCAGTGTAAGTTTGTTTGTCAACAATCCAACG gacCCGGAGCCCGAGATGGAGGCGGTGAGCTCCAGCCAGGAGATCCCCGTGTCCTCGGCGCCGCAGCAGCCGGAGAAGCTGTCGGTGTCGACTCAGACCAAGAAGGCCAGCGGGGGGTCGCCGCGCACTCTGCACCGCGGCACCCAGACCAGCAGCGACGGCGCCTGCCAGAACATGTGCCACGAGAAATACACCAAGGTCTTCAACGACGTGAAGGAGATGATGAAGGCCGACAACAAGAGGGAAACGGAGAGGGTCGTCCGAGAAGCTCTGGAAAAG CTCCgtgcagagatggaggaggagaagcgtcaGGCGGTGACGAAGGCGGTGGCCGGATCTCAAgcggagatggagaggaagtgtaagcaggtgaaggagaagtgtaaagaggagctggtggaggaggtgaagaagctgGTGGCCCAACACAAACAGCTCATCTCCCAGACCAAGAAGAAACAGTGG TGTTACAACTGTGAGGAGGAGGCCATGTACCACTGCTGCTGGAACACCTCGTACTGCTCCATCAAGTGTCAGCAGGAGCACTGGCACGCCGACCACAAACGAACCTGCCGCCGGAAGAGATGA
- the zmynd11 gene encoding zinc finger MYND domain-containing protein 11 isoform X2: MEDREHGALQNKRAVVMNKEIMSRVVKKRQADPKVVQYVWASIEVIRNQKQIANMDRISKYLSRVYSMHPKETARQLSLAVKDGLVVETLTVGCKGSKAGIEQEGYWLPGEEMPSQFPMNQPEPKAEGSKDWEAESHDWYCFECHLPGDILTCDNCFRVYHLKCLSDECKPRDGGSHWQCVACRGSKKKNLNKQDMCKYLRFIVQRMKERAVDLNKKGKDIKHPMYRRLIHTALDVSNIQENLSEGKYKNFDEFKADAQLIVHNTSILYGVHSDQAEIARLLFSDTCHELNELLLCKNCFYLSNARPDNWFCYPCSPSHDLVWAKMKGFGYWPAKVLQREDNQVDVRFFGHQHQRAWIPADNIQDIKVSVQQLQVKRSSGWKKACEELEVYQRFLREGRYWKTKMEESSLPHHQQSQSQQQQPLQEVEEEEEDDVVEEEEEEEGGGGGGGGAGGAARPDRPDRPDRPQRTDEAESSISSTSNEQLKGSQEPKAKKSRRSQMVEPKEEASVSLFVNNPTDPEPEMEAVSSSQEIPVSSAPQQPEKLSVSTQTKKASGGSPRTLHRGTQTSSDGACQNMCHEKYTKVFNDVKEMMKADNKRETERVVREALEKLRAEMEEEKRQAVTKAVAGSQAEMERKCKQVKEKCKEELVEEVKKLVAQHKQLISQTKKKQWCYNCEEEAMYHCCWNTSYCSIKCQQEHWHADHKRTCRRKR, translated from the exons ATGGAGGACCGTGAACATGGCGCCCTCCAAAACAAACGAGCAG TCGTCATGAATAAGGAAATCATGTCACGTGTGGTGAAGAAGAGGCAGGCAGACCCCAAGGTGGTCCAGTATGTGTGGGCGTCCATTGAGGTCATCCGCAACCAGAAACAAATCGCAAATATGGACAGGATCTCCAA GTACCTGAGTCGTGTTTATAGTATGCACCCTAAGGAGACAGCCAGACAGCTGAGCCTGGCGGTTAAGGACGGCCTGGTGGTCGAGACCCTCACGGTTGGTTGCAAGGGCTCAAAAGCCGGCATTGAGCAGGAAGGCTACTGGCTACCGGGGGAGGAAATGCCAAGTCAATTCCCAATGAATCAG CCGGAGCCGAAAGCCGAGGGAAGCAAG GACTGGGAGGCAGAAAGCCACGACTGGTACTGCTTCGAGTGTCACCTACCGGGCGACATCCTCACGTGTGACAACTGCTTCCGAGTCTATCATCTCAAGTGTCTGTCGGACGAGTGCAAGCCCAGAGATGGAGGATCTCACTGGCAGTGCGTCGCCTGCAGG gGCAGTAAAAAGAAGAACCTGAACAAACAGGACATGTGTAAATACCTGCGTTTCATCGTCCAGCGTATGAAGGAGCGG GCAGTGGACCTGAACAAGAAAGGCAAAGACATTAAACATCCCATGTACAGACGGCTGATCCACACTGCACTGGACGTGTCCAACATCCAAGAG AACCTGTCTGAGGGAAAGTATAAGAACTTTGATGAGTTCAAAGCAGACGCTCAGCTGATTGTTCACAACACTTCCATCTTGTATGGAG TTCACAGCGACCAGGCAGAGATCGCCCGGTTGCTCTTCAGCGACACATGTCACGAG TTGAACGAGTTGTTGTTGTGTAAGAACTGCTTCTACCTGTCGAACGCCCGGCCCGACAACTGGTTCTGTTACCCCTGT AGCCCCAGTCATGACCTGGTCTGGGCGAAGATGAAGGGTTTTGGCTACTGGCCGGCCAAAGTCCTGCAGCGGGAGGACAACCAGGTGGACGTGCGCTTCTTCGGACACCAGCACCAGAG AGCCTGGATTCCTGCAGACAACATACAGGACATCAAGGTGAgtgtccagcagctgcaggtgaagCGCAGCAGTGGTTGGAAGAAGGCTTGCGAGGAGCTTGAGGTCTACCAGCGTTTCCTGAGGGAGGGACGCTactggaaaacaaagatggaggaaaGCAGCCTGCCGCACCATCAACAGAGCcagagccagcagcagcagccactgcaggaagtggaggaggaggaagaggacgatgtggtggaggaggaggaagaggaggagggtggtggtggtggtggtggtggcgctGGTGGAGCCGCGAGACCAGACAGACCAGACAGACCAGACAGACCACAGCGGACAGACGAAGCCGAGTCGAGCATCTCGTCCACGAGCAACGAGCAG ctcaagGGCAGTCAGGAGCCCAAGGCGAAGAAGAGTCGTCGGTCTCAAATGGTTGAGCCCAAAGAGGAAGCCAGTGTAAGTTTGTTTGTCAACAATCCAACG gacCCGGAGCCCGAGATGGAGGCGGTGAGCTCCAGCCAGGAGATCCCCGTGTCCTCGGCGCCGCAGCAGCCGGAGAAGCTGTCGGTGTCGACTCAGACCAAGAAGGCCAGCGGGGGGTCGCCGCGCACTCTGCACCGCGGCACCCAGACCAGCAGCGACGGCGCCTGCCAGAACATGTGCCACGAGAAATACACCAAGGTCTTCAACGACGTGAAGGAGATGATGAAGGCCGACAACAAGAGGGAAACGGAGAGGGTCGTCCGAGAAGCTCTGGAAAAG CTCCgtgcagagatggaggaggagaagcgtcaGGCGGTGACGAAGGCGGTGGCCGGATCTCAAgcggagatggagaggaagtgtaagcaggtgaaggagaagtgtaaagaggagctggtggaggaggtgaagaagctgGTGGCCCAACACAAACAGCTCATCTCCCAGACCAAGAAGAAACAGTGG TGTTACAACTGTGAGGAGGAGGCCATGTACCACTGCTGCTGGAACACCTCGTACTGCTCCATCAAGTGTCAGCAGGAGCACTGGCACGCCGACCACAAACGAACCTGCCGCCGGAAGAGATGA
- the zmynd11 gene encoding zinc finger MYND domain-containing protein 11 isoform X3: MEDREHGALQNKRAVVMNKEIMSRVVKKRQADPKVVQYVWASIEVIRNQKQIANMDRISKYLSRVYSMHPKETARQLSLAVKDGLVVETLTVGCKGSKAGIEQEGYWLPGEEMPSQFPMNQPEPKAEGSKDWEAESHDWYCFECHLPGDILTCDNCFRVYHLKCLSDECKPRDGGSHWQCVACRGSKKKNLNKQDMCKYLRFIVQRMKERAVDLNKKGKDIKHPMYRRLIHTALDVSNIQENLSEGKYKNFDEFKADAQLIVHNTSILYGVHSDQAEIARLLFSDTCHELNELLLCKNCFYLSNARPDNWFCYPCSPSHDLVWAKMKGFGYWPAKVLQREDNQVDVRFFGHQHQRAWIPADNIQDIKVSVQQLQVKRSSGWKKACEELEVYQRFLREGRYWKTKMEESSLPHHQQSQSQQQQPLQEVEEEEEDDVVEEEEEEEGGGGGGGGAGGAARPDRPDRPDRPQRTDEAESSISSTSNEQVRHLKGSQEPKAKKSRRSQMVEPKEEASDPEPEMEAVSSSQEIPVSSAPQQPEKLSVSTQTKKASGGSPRTLHRGTQTSSDGACQNMCHEKYTKVFNDVKEMMKADNKRETERVVREALEKLRAEMEEEKRQAVTKAVAGSQAEMERKCKQVKEKCKEELVEEVKKLVAQHKQLISQTKKKQWCYNCEEEAMYHCCWNTSYCSIKCQQEHWHADHKRTCRRKR; the protein is encoded by the exons ATGGAGGACCGTGAACATGGCGCCCTCCAAAACAAACGAGCAG TCGTCATGAATAAGGAAATCATGTCACGTGTGGTGAAGAAGAGGCAGGCAGACCCCAAGGTGGTCCAGTATGTGTGGGCGTCCATTGAGGTCATCCGCAACCAGAAACAAATCGCAAATATGGACAGGATCTCCAA GTACCTGAGTCGTGTTTATAGTATGCACCCTAAGGAGACAGCCAGACAGCTGAGCCTGGCGGTTAAGGACGGCCTGGTGGTCGAGACCCTCACGGTTGGTTGCAAGGGCTCAAAAGCCGGCATTGAGCAGGAAGGCTACTGGCTACCGGGGGAGGAAATGCCAAGTCAATTCCCAATGAATCAG CCGGAGCCGAAAGCCGAGGGAAGCAAG GACTGGGAGGCAGAAAGCCACGACTGGTACTGCTTCGAGTGTCACCTACCGGGCGACATCCTCACGTGTGACAACTGCTTCCGAGTCTATCATCTCAAGTGTCTGTCGGACGAGTGCAAGCCCAGAGATGGAGGATCTCACTGGCAGTGCGTCGCCTGCAGG gGCAGTAAAAAGAAGAACCTGAACAAACAGGACATGTGTAAATACCTGCGTTTCATCGTCCAGCGTATGAAGGAGCGG GCAGTGGACCTGAACAAGAAAGGCAAAGACATTAAACATCCCATGTACAGACGGCTGATCCACACTGCACTGGACGTGTCCAACATCCAAGAG AACCTGTCTGAGGGAAAGTATAAGAACTTTGATGAGTTCAAAGCAGACGCTCAGCTGATTGTTCACAACACTTCCATCTTGTATGGAG TTCACAGCGACCAGGCAGAGATCGCCCGGTTGCTCTTCAGCGACACATGTCACGAG TTGAACGAGTTGTTGTTGTGTAAGAACTGCTTCTACCTGTCGAACGCCCGGCCCGACAACTGGTTCTGTTACCCCTGT AGCCCCAGTCATGACCTGGTCTGGGCGAAGATGAAGGGTTTTGGCTACTGGCCGGCCAAAGTCCTGCAGCGGGAGGACAACCAGGTGGACGTGCGCTTCTTCGGACACCAGCACCAGAG AGCCTGGATTCCTGCAGACAACATACAGGACATCAAGGTGAgtgtccagcagctgcaggtgaagCGCAGCAGTGGTTGGAAGAAGGCTTGCGAGGAGCTTGAGGTCTACCAGCGTTTCCTGAGGGAGGGACGCTactggaaaacaaagatggaggaaaGCAGCCTGCCGCACCATCAACAGAGCcagagccagcagcagcagccactgcaggaagtggaggaggaggaagaggacgatgtggtggaggaggaggaagaggaggagggtggtggtggtggtggtggtggcgctGGTGGAGCCGCGAGACCAGACAGACCAGACAGACCAGACAGACCACAGCGGACAGACGAAGCCGAGTCGAGCATCTCGTCCACGAGCAACGAGCAGGTCCGACAT ctcaagGGCAGTCAGGAGCCCAAGGCGAAGAAGAGTCGTCGGTCTCAAATGGTTGAGCCCAAAGAGGAAGCCAGT gacCCGGAGCCCGAGATGGAGGCGGTGAGCTCCAGCCAGGAGATCCCCGTGTCCTCGGCGCCGCAGCAGCCGGAGAAGCTGTCGGTGTCGACTCAGACCAAGAAGGCCAGCGGGGGGTCGCCGCGCACTCTGCACCGCGGCACCCAGACCAGCAGCGACGGCGCCTGCCAGAACATGTGCCACGAGAAATACACCAAGGTCTTCAACGACGTGAAGGAGATGATGAAGGCCGACAACAAGAGGGAAACGGAGAGGGTCGTCCGAGAAGCTCTGGAAAAG CTCCgtgcagagatggaggaggagaagcgtcaGGCGGTGACGAAGGCGGTGGCCGGATCTCAAgcggagatggagaggaagtgtaagcaggtgaaggagaagtgtaaagaggagctggtggaggaggtgaagaagctgGTGGCCCAACACAAACAGCTCATCTCCCAGACCAAGAAGAAACAGTGG TGTTACAACTGTGAGGAGGAGGCCATGTACCACTGCTGCTGGAACACCTCGTACTGCTCCATCAAGTGTCAGCAGGAGCACTGGCACGCCGACCACAAACGAACCTGCCGCCGGAAGAGATGA
- the zmynd11 gene encoding zinc finger MYND domain-containing protein 11 isoform X7, whose product MEDREHGALQNKRAVVMNKEIMSRVVKKRQADPKVVQYVWASIEVIRNQKQIANMDRISKYLSRVYSMHPKETARQLSLAVKDGLVVETLTVGCKGSKAGIEQEGYWLPGEEMPSQFPMNQDWEAESHDWYCFECHLPGDILTCDNCFRVYHLKCLSDECKPRDGGSHWQCVACRGSKKKNLNKQDMCKYLRFIVQRMKERAVDLNKKGKDIKHPMYRRLIHTALDVSNIQENLSEGKYKNFDEFKADAQLIVHNTSILYGVHSDQAEIARLLFSDTCHELNELLLCKNCFYLSNARPDNWFCYPCSPSHDLVWAKMKGFGYWPAKVLQREDNQVDVRFFGHQHQRAWIPADNIQDIKVSVQQLQVKRSSGWKKACEELEVYQRFLREGRYWKTKMEESSLPHHQQSQSQQQQPLQEVEEEEEDDVVEEEEEEEGGGGGGGGAGGAARPDRPDRPDRPQRTDEAESSISSTSNEQLKGSQEPKAKKSRRSQMVEPKEEASVSLFVNNPTDPEPEMEAVSSSQEIPVSSAPQQPEKLSVSTQTKKASGGSPRTLHRGTQTSSDGACQNMCHEKYTKVFNDVKEMMKADNKRETERVVREALEKLRAEMEEEKRQAVTKAVAGSQAEMERKCKQVKEKCKEELVEEVKKLVAQHKQLISQTKKKQWCYNCEEEAMYHCCWNTSYCSIKCQQEHWHADHKRTCRRKR is encoded by the exons ATGGAGGACCGTGAACATGGCGCCCTCCAAAACAAACGAGCAG TCGTCATGAATAAGGAAATCATGTCACGTGTGGTGAAGAAGAGGCAGGCAGACCCCAAGGTGGTCCAGTATGTGTGGGCGTCCATTGAGGTCATCCGCAACCAGAAACAAATCGCAAATATGGACAGGATCTCCAA GTACCTGAGTCGTGTTTATAGTATGCACCCTAAGGAGACAGCCAGACAGCTGAGCCTGGCGGTTAAGGACGGCCTGGTGGTCGAGACCCTCACGGTTGGTTGCAAGGGCTCAAAAGCCGGCATTGAGCAGGAAGGCTACTGGCTACCGGGGGAGGAAATGCCAAGTCAATTCCCAATGAATCAG GACTGGGAGGCAGAAAGCCACGACTGGTACTGCTTCGAGTGTCACCTACCGGGCGACATCCTCACGTGTGACAACTGCTTCCGAGTCTATCATCTCAAGTGTCTGTCGGACGAGTGCAAGCCCAGAGATGGAGGATCTCACTGGCAGTGCGTCGCCTGCAGG gGCAGTAAAAAGAAGAACCTGAACAAACAGGACATGTGTAAATACCTGCGTTTCATCGTCCAGCGTATGAAGGAGCGG GCAGTGGACCTGAACAAGAAAGGCAAAGACATTAAACATCCCATGTACAGACGGCTGATCCACACTGCACTGGACGTGTCCAACATCCAAGAG AACCTGTCTGAGGGAAAGTATAAGAACTTTGATGAGTTCAAAGCAGACGCTCAGCTGATTGTTCACAACACTTCCATCTTGTATGGAG TTCACAGCGACCAGGCAGAGATCGCCCGGTTGCTCTTCAGCGACACATGTCACGAG TTGAACGAGTTGTTGTTGTGTAAGAACTGCTTCTACCTGTCGAACGCCCGGCCCGACAACTGGTTCTGTTACCCCTGT AGCCCCAGTCATGACCTGGTCTGGGCGAAGATGAAGGGTTTTGGCTACTGGCCGGCCAAAGTCCTGCAGCGGGAGGACAACCAGGTGGACGTGCGCTTCTTCGGACACCAGCACCAGAG AGCCTGGATTCCTGCAGACAACATACAGGACATCAAGGTGAgtgtccagcagctgcaggtgaagCGCAGCAGTGGTTGGAAGAAGGCTTGCGAGGAGCTTGAGGTCTACCAGCGTTTCCTGAGGGAGGGACGCTactggaaaacaaagatggaggaaaGCAGCCTGCCGCACCATCAACAGAGCcagagccagcagcagcagccactgcaggaagtggaggaggaggaagaggacgatgtggtggaggaggaggaagaggaggagggtggtggtggtggtggtggtggcgctGGTGGAGCCGCGAGACCAGACAGACCAGACAGACCAGACAGACCACAGCGGACAGACGAAGCCGAGTCGAGCATCTCGTCCACGAGCAACGAGCAG ctcaagGGCAGTCAGGAGCCCAAGGCGAAGAAGAGTCGTCGGTCTCAAATGGTTGAGCCCAAAGAGGAAGCCAGTGTAAGTTTGTTTGTCAACAATCCAACG gacCCGGAGCCCGAGATGGAGGCGGTGAGCTCCAGCCAGGAGATCCCCGTGTCCTCGGCGCCGCAGCAGCCGGAGAAGCTGTCGGTGTCGACTCAGACCAAGAAGGCCAGCGGGGGGTCGCCGCGCACTCTGCACCGCGGCACCCAGACCAGCAGCGACGGCGCCTGCCAGAACATGTGCCACGAGAAATACACCAAGGTCTTCAACGACGTGAAGGAGATGATGAAGGCCGACAACAAGAGGGAAACGGAGAGGGTCGTCCGAGAAGCTCTGGAAAAG CTCCgtgcagagatggaggaggagaagcgtcaGGCGGTGACGAAGGCGGTGGCCGGATCTCAAgcggagatggagaggaagtgtaagcaggtgaaggagaagtgtaaagaggagctggtggaggaggtgaagaagctgGTGGCCCAACACAAACAGCTCATCTCCCAGACCAAGAAGAAACAGTGG TGTTACAACTGTGAGGAGGAGGCCATGTACCACTGCTGCTGGAACACCTCGTACTGCTCCATCAAGTGTCAGCAGGAGCACTGGCACGCCGACCACAAACGAACCTGCCGCCGGAAGAGATGA
- the zmynd11 gene encoding zinc finger MYND domain-containing protein 11 isoform X5 — translation MEDREHGALQNKRAVVMNKEIMSRVVKKRQADPKVVQYVWASIEVIRNQKQIANMDRISKYLSRVYSMHPKETARQLSLAVKDGLVVETLTVGCKGSKAGIEQEGYWLPGEEMPSQFPMNQPEPKAEGSKDWEAESHDWYCFECHLPGDILTCDNCFRVYHLKCLSDECKPRDGGSHWQCVACRGSKKKNLNKQDMCKYLRFIVQRMKERAVDLNKKGKDIKHPMYRRLIHTALDVSNIQENLSEGKYKNFDEFKADAQLIVHNTSILYGVHSDQAEIARLLFSDTCHELNELLLCKNCFYLSNARPDNWFCYPCSPSHDLVWAKMKGFGYWPAKVLQREDNQVDVRFFGHQHQRAWIPADNIQDIKVSVQQLQVKRSSGWKKACEELEVYQRFLREGRYWKTKMEESSLPHHQQSQSQQQQPLQEVEEEEEDDVVEEEEEEEGGGGGGGGAGGAARPDRPDRPDRPQRTDEAESSISSTSNEQLKGSQEPKAKKSRRSQMVEPKEEASDPEPEMEAVSSSQEIPVSSAPQQPEKLSVSTQTKKASGGSPRTLHRGTQTSSDGACQNMCHEKYTKVFNDVKEMMKADNKRETERVVREALEKLRAEMEEEKRQAVTKAVAGSQAEMERKCKQVKEKCKEELVEEVKKLVAQHKQLISQTKKKQWCYNCEEEAMYHCCWNTSYCSIKCQQEHWHADHKRTCRRKR, via the exons ATGGAGGACCGTGAACATGGCGCCCTCCAAAACAAACGAGCAG TCGTCATGAATAAGGAAATCATGTCACGTGTGGTGAAGAAGAGGCAGGCAGACCCCAAGGTGGTCCAGTATGTGTGGGCGTCCATTGAGGTCATCCGCAACCAGAAACAAATCGCAAATATGGACAGGATCTCCAA GTACCTGAGTCGTGTTTATAGTATGCACCCTAAGGAGACAGCCAGACAGCTGAGCCTGGCGGTTAAGGACGGCCTGGTGGTCGAGACCCTCACGGTTGGTTGCAAGGGCTCAAAAGCCGGCATTGAGCAGGAAGGCTACTGGCTACCGGGGGAGGAAATGCCAAGTCAATTCCCAATGAATCAG CCGGAGCCGAAAGCCGAGGGAAGCAAG GACTGGGAGGCAGAAAGCCACGACTGGTACTGCTTCGAGTGTCACCTACCGGGCGACATCCTCACGTGTGACAACTGCTTCCGAGTCTATCATCTCAAGTGTCTGTCGGACGAGTGCAAGCCCAGAGATGGAGGATCTCACTGGCAGTGCGTCGCCTGCAGG gGCAGTAAAAAGAAGAACCTGAACAAACAGGACATGTGTAAATACCTGCGTTTCATCGTCCAGCGTATGAAGGAGCGG GCAGTGGACCTGAACAAGAAAGGCAAAGACATTAAACATCCCATGTACAGACGGCTGATCCACACTGCACTGGACGTGTCCAACATCCAAGAG AACCTGTCTGAGGGAAAGTATAAGAACTTTGATGAGTTCAAAGCAGACGCTCAGCTGATTGTTCACAACACTTCCATCTTGTATGGAG TTCACAGCGACCAGGCAGAGATCGCCCGGTTGCTCTTCAGCGACACATGTCACGAG TTGAACGAGTTGTTGTTGTGTAAGAACTGCTTCTACCTGTCGAACGCCCGGCCCGACAACTGGTTCTGTTACCCCTGT AGCCCCAGTCATGACCTGGTCTGGGCGAAGATGAAGGGTTTTGGCTACTGGCCGGCCAAAGTCCTGCAGCGGGAGGACAACCAGGTGGACGTGCGCTTCTTCGGACACCAGCACCAGAG AGCCTGGATTCCTGCAGACAACATACAGGACATCAAGGTGAgtgtccagcagctgcaggtgaagCGCAGCAGTGGTTGGAAGAAGGCTTGCGAGGAGCTTGAGGTCTACCAGCGTTTCCTGAGGGAGGGACGCTactggaaaacaaagatggaggaaaGCAGCCTGCCGCACCATCAACAGAGCcagagccagcagcagcagccactgcaggaagtggaggaggaggaagaggacgatgtggtggaggaggaggaagaggaggagggtggtggtggtggtggtggtggcgctGGTGGAGCCGCGAGACCAGACAGACCAGACAGACCAGACAGACCACAGCGGACAGACGAAGCCGAGTCGAGCATCTCGTCCACGAGCAACGAGCAG ctcaagGGCAGTCAGGAGCCCAAGGCGAAGAAGAGTCGTCGGTCTCAAATGGTTGAGCCCAAAGAGGAAGCCAGT gacCCGGAGCCCGAGATGGAGGCGGTGAGCTCCAGCCAGGAGATCCCCGTGTCCTCGGCGCCGCAGCAGCCGGAGAAGCTGTCGGTGTCGACTCAGACCAAGAAGGCCAGCGGGGGGTCGCCGCGCACTCTGCACCGCGGCACCCAGACCAGCAGCGACGGCGCCTGCCAGAACATGTGCCACGAGAAATACACCAAGGTCTTCAACGACGTGAAGGAGATGATGAAGGCCGACAACAAGAGGGAAACGGAGAGGGTCGTCCGAGAAGCTCTGGAAAAG CTCCgtgcagagatggaggaggagaagcgtcaGGCGGTGACGAAGGCGGTGGCCGGATCTCAAgcggagatggagaggaagtgtaagcaggtgaaggagaagtgtaaagaggagctggtggaggaggtgaagaagctgGTGGCCCAACACAAACAGCTCATCTCCCAGACCAAGAAGAAACAGTGG TGTTACAACTGTGAGGAGGAGGCCATGTACCACTGCTGCTGGAACACCTCGTACTGCTCCATCAAGTGTCAGCAGGAGCACTGGCACGCCGACCACAAACGAACCTGCCGCCGGAAGAGATGA